A region from the Flavobacteriales bacterium genome encodes:
- a CDS encoding phosphoribosylaminoimidazolesuccinocarboxamide synthase, with protein MRSDLRLDEAENVYRGKVRDVYKLRDGRLVMVASDRISAFDVILPRGIPHKGQVLSQVSWSMLQATREVAPNWAVAMPDPQVIVGQGCTPVKVEMVVRGYLSGHAWRQYQAGHRVLCGASMPEGLRESDAFPEPIITPSTKADEGHDEDITPQEILDRGLCTKAEWETMVKYALALFKRGSGIARKRGLILVDTKYEFGRNAAGEILLIDEIHTPDSSRYFHLNGYDERQDRGEAQRQLSKEFVRQWLIAHDFMGKEGQQVPVMDDGFVQSVTERYIELHDLITGNAFAPADTSDISARIQRNVERYLKG; from the coding sequence ATGCGCAGCGACCTGCGCTTGGACGAGGCGGAGAACGTGTACCGCGGCAAAGTGCGGGACGTGTACAAACTGCGCGATGGCCGCTTGGTGATGGTGGCCAGCGACCGCATCAGCGCTTTCGATGTGATCCTGCCGCGCGGCATCCCGCACAAGGGACAGGTGCTGAGCCAAGTGAGCTGGAGCATGCTGCAAGCCACTCGCGAGGTGGCCCCCAACTGGGCCGTGGCCATGCCCGACCCGCAGGTGATCGTGGGCCAGGGCTGCACCCCGGTGAAGGTCGAGATGGTGGTGCGCGGTTACTTGAGCGGGCACGCCTGGCGCCAATACCAAGCAGGCCATCGGGTGCTTTGCGGCGCATCCATGCCCGAAGGTCTGCGTGAGAGCGATGCATTTCCCGAGCCCATCATCACGCCCAGCACCAAGGCCGATGAAGGCCACGACGAGGACATCACGCCGCAGGAGATCCTTGATCGCGGACTGTGCACCAAGGCGGAATGGGAGACCATGGTGAAGTACGCGCTGGCCTTGTTCAAGCGTGGTAGCGGGATCGCGAGGAAACGTGGCCTCATCCTCGTTGACACCAAGTACGAGTTCGGGAGGAACGCCGCAGGGGAGATCCTGCTCATCGACGAGATCCACACGCCGGACAGTTCACGGTACTTCCACTTGAACGGTTACGACGAGCGGCAGGACAGGGGCGAGGCCCAGAGGCAACTGAGCAAGGAGTTCGTTCGGCAGTGGCTCATTGCTCATGACTTCATGGGCAAGGAAGGCCAGCAGGTGCCGGTGATGGATGATGGATTTGTTCAGAGCGTGACCGAACGCTACATCGAACTGCACGACCTCATCACCGGGAATGCCTTCGCACCTGCCGATACGAGCGACATCAGCGCGCGCATCCAGCGGAACGTGGAGCGCTACCTGAAGGGCTGA
- a CDS encoding PhoH family protein, whose product MAVLGANDSNLRIIKGIFPKLVLIARGETLMVKGDAEEIDRFAERFDELVKHVARYNDLPRKVLDDIMGNGDRGAEPDEPGTLVHGNQGLRIKARTPGQQRLVETVQTNDMVFAIGPAGSGKTYTAVALAVKALKDRSVRRIILTRPAVEAGENLGFLPGDLKDKLDPYLQPLYDALRDMVPVQKLAEYMENGIIQIAPLAFMRGRTLDNAFVILDEAQNATLPQVKMFLTRMGRNAKFVITGDVTQVDLPRNQPSGLVPAVDMLRKVEGIGVVEMDEKDIIRHELVTKVVMAFREREEQRDR is encoded by the coding sequence ATGGCCGTGCTGGGCGCCAACGACAGCAACCTGAGGATCATCAAGGGGATCTTTCCTAAGCTGGTGCTCATAGCCAGGGGCGAAACCCTCATGGTGAAGGGCGATGCCGAGGAGATCGATCGCTTCGCCGAGCGCTTCGATGAACTGGTGAAGCACGTGGCGCGCTACAACGATCTGCCGCGGAAAGTCCTGGACGACATCATGGGCAACGGCGACCGTGGTGCGGAACCGGACGAGCCGGGTACGCTCGTTCACGGCAACCAAGGTTTGCGCATCAAGGCACGCACGCCGGGGCAGCAGCGACTGGTGGAAACCGTCCAGACCAACGATATGGTCTTTGCCATTGGCCCGGCCGGTAGTGGTAAGACCTACACCGCCGTTGCCTTGGCCGTGAAGGCGCTCAAGGACCGGAGCGTGCGCCGCATCATCCTCACGCGGCCGGCTGTGGAGGCAGGGGAGAACCTCGGTTTCCTGCCCGGCGACCTCAAAGACAAGTTGGATCCGTACTTGCAGCCGCTCTATGATGCGCTGCGCGATATGGTGCCCGTCCAGAAGCTGGCCGAATACATGGAGAACGGCATCATACAGATAGCCCCCTTGGCCTTCATGCGCGGACGCACGCTGGACAATGCGTTCGTGATCCTGGACGAGGCGCAGAACGCCACCCTGCCCCAAGTGAAGATGTTCCTTACCCGCATGGGCCGCAACGCCAAGTTCGTCATCACTGGCGATGTTACCCAAGTGGACCTGCCGCGCAACCAGCCCAGTGGGTTGGTGCCGGCCGTGGACATGCTGCGGAAGGTGGAAGGCATCGGGGTGGTGGAAATGGATGAAAAGGACATCATCCGCCACGAATTGGTAACGAAGGTGGTAATGGCCTTCCGCGAACGCGAAGAACAACGCGACCGATGA